GTCCCGGATCGATCAATTGATCGCAGAAGGGAATAAACGGGCGGTTACGGCCAGAAAGGTAGCCCATGAGCTGGATTACTACTTGTCCGCCTGCCAGCTTGGAATTACGATTACGGCCCTCGTGCTGGGCGCGCTGGGCGAGCCGACCGTCGAAAGGATGCTCCATCCGCTGTTTGAACGATTCGACGTGCCGGCGGCCGCTGCAACGGTACTTTCTTATGCCATTGCTCTTGGGATCATTACATTCCTGCACGTCGTCATCGGGGAACTGGCACCAAAGACATTGGCGATCCAATTTGCCGAGAAAATGACGCTGCTGCTGGCATCTCCCCTGTATTGGTTTGGGAAGATCATGTATCCGTTCATCTATGCACTGAATGGAGCTTCGCGTCATCTGCTTCGATTATTCGGTGTAAAGCCGGCAGGGCATGAAACGGTCCATTCCGAAGAGGAATTGAAGTGGATTGTGGATCAGAGCTACGAGAGCGGCGAAATTAACCAGACCGAGATGGGGTATTTGACCAATATATTTGCTTTTGAAGAGCGCACTTTGCGGGAAATCATGGTCCCGAAAGATCGCATCGTCACGGTAGAACGAGGGTGGCCCCTTGCCAATATCCTGGAAGTTCTCGGCGATTACGACTATACCCGTTATCCGGTGACGGAAGCGGGACGTGCGGAGGATTTCATCGGGTTTATCCATACGAAAGAGATGCTGACGGGCATAGCGGCCGGGAGAAACTGCAGCGTGAATGACTTTATTCATGACATGCCGCGTTTTCCGGAGTCTTCTTCGATTAAGGACGTCCTGATCAAGATGCAGCAAATCCGCGTTCATATGGCCGTCGTCACGAACGAATCCGACGAGGTGATCGGTCTGGTGACGATGGAGGATATTCTGGAGGAAATCGTGGGTGACATCCGGGACGAATCGGATCGCCGCGAGCTGCAGGGTGCACAGGTCTAAGCGATGGCGAAATAGCATCGGGGACGTTCTAAGAGATAATGCCTTTTGCTACCCGCTCGGTAGTGAGAGGGCATGCTCTTGCGGGATCATGAGAAGAGCAGCTTCAATACGAAGCTGCTCTTTTTTGTATTTTTTCCTATTGATTAGGTTCAGCGTGCTACCCCCATCGTAAAGCCGAAGCTGTACGTACGGTTCGCTGGCAGCGTGAATTCTTCATGGATTGGCGCTCCCCAGCTGTCGTCGCCGCCTACGCCCATTTGTTTGTAGTTTATGCGCAGGACGGTTTTATCGCTTGGCGGGAGCTTGTACGCATGGTCGCTGCCCTCTAGTTCCTCCGGCGTCCACGGCAGGGCGCACAACTCCATGAGGGAGGAGCTTTCGAACCGCAGACCTTCCCCGCTGCTTCCTTCGGTAAGGCTCGCGAAGCGGACATCCGTTTTGTTTCCGCATTCTTGAGGTCTCAAATAAGGAACGAACTGACCGGCGACTCTTCCCGTGTATCGACCGATTTTGGCTCCTGTCTTTCGGTCCCAATAATTATCATGAGGCCCCCGGCCGTACCAGCTGAGTTTATCGAGGCCTTCATCCAGCAAGAACAGCATGCCGATTTCCGGAATGTCAGGCAGACCGCTGCCCGGGACAAAGGTTTCTTGCACGCGGATGGTTCCATCCGGGAAGATTCGATACTCCAAGGTCAGTCCGGATATAGGAGTCGTCTCGATCTGGTAGTGACTGGAGACCACGACGGCAGGACCTTCCGTATGCCAGCGCAGGGACAGCAGTTTCCGCCGGTCGTGGGCCGTTCTCCACACGCCACAGCGTTCAGGGAGCCGGTTGCCCAGATCGTTATCAGTCACGGCTCGCCAGAAATTCGGTCTGGCCGGCGCCAGCAGGTACTCCTTGCCGGATCGCGCGTAAGATGTCAGATCGCCGGTGCCCAGGTGGAAGCGTAACGAAACGGCTGAACCCGCGATGAGAAGCTCTTCATCCGATTCGGTAACTTCCAGAGTCTTCGCGTTTGAAAGAGCGTCCGTTTCCGATCTATTCGCTATATAGGGCGTTAGCTCAAACTGCTCCCAAGCCTCTTCATGTCCTGCGGGTGCCCACTTGGCGCTTTCCCTGCGAACCAGGGAGACGGTGAGCACCGCTTCCTTTCCACCGTCCTCTATATGGGAATCCGGAATCTCGATTTCGGTATGGTCACCGGGCTGGAGCGAGAGCTGGAGCGTGCCGGATTGGCTTTCTTCTCCGTTCAGCTGAATGTTCCATCTCACAAGATACTGATCGAGATTGGTGAACAAGAAACGGTTGCTGACCCGAATCCGACCAGCAGCAATGTCCAAACATTCGAACTTGACGTTCTGGTAGCATTTTTTCACTTCGTCCAGCTTGGGGGTTTTGCTGCGGTCCGCGAAGATCAGCCCGTTTCCGCTGAAATTGCCGTCATGCGGCTTTTCGTTGAAATCCCCGCCATACGCTAAATATTCGATACCGTCGGCCGTTTGGGTACGGATCGCTTGATCAATCCAGTCCCATATAAAGGCTCCCTGTAAAATGTCATACTTCTCAAACAGCTCCCAATACAGGTGAAGACCGCCGCAGGAATTGCCCATGGCGTGACTGTATTCGCAAATGATGTAAGGCTTGCTCGGGTTGCTGGTTGCATACTTCTCCACTTCCTGAGGTTTTGCATACATGGTGGATTCCATATCGCTAGCCGCCTCGGACGCCCTGTAATGAAAGATCCCTTCATAGTGAACGAGCCGCGATGGATCGGCCTCCTTCAGGAAATCGTGCATCGCAATGAAGTTGTCGCCTCCAAAGGATTCATTGCCAAGCGACCAGATGATGACGGAGGGGTGGTTCTTGTCTCGTTGAAACATCGAATTGCAGCGATCCAAAACATTGTCGCGCCACTCGAGCTTGCTGCCGGGGACCGTTTCTTTCAGTTCCTGCTGCCCATACTCCCATGTTCCGTGCGTCTCCAGATTCGTCTCATCGATCACGTATAAGCCATATTCATCGCAGAGATCATACCATGCGGATTGATTCGGGTAATGGGAGGTCCGTACCGAATTAATGTTATGCGTCTTCATTAGCTCAATATCGGTGATCATGTCTTCGCGGCTAAGCGCCCGTCCGGTATCCGGGGAGAATTCATGCCGGTTCACGCCTTTGAACAGAATGCGCTGACCATTAATCCGCATCAATCCGTCCTTCAGCTCGAAGCGGCGGAAGCCGGTGCGGCAGCTTACGGCTCCAAGGCATGCTCCGTCCGTATCCTTTAATGCCAGAACAACGGTATACAGATAAGGCGATTCTGCGCTCCATTTTCTTGGTTCGGGGACGTTCATGCTCAGGGTGAAGGTGCTCTCCTCCAGAATGTAATCCGCTATGGCGAGCGTTTGTTTCCGAACCAGCTGACGGTCCTGGTCGTATAGCAGCGCCTCAAGCTGAAGCTTGTCCTTATCGACGGTTTCATTAAAGTAATTCGTAACGGTTGCATCGATCTCGAGCTCGGCATCCCGGTATTCGTCATCAAGAACCGGCCGCACGAAGAAATCGGAGATATGGATGGTCGGGGCGGAATAGAGGTAGACCTCGCGGAAAATCCCGCTAAGCCTCCAGAAATCCTGATCCTCCAGCCAACTCGCGTCACACCAGCGATACACTTCTACAGCCAATTTATTCTCGCCATCGATCAGATAGGGCGTAATATCGAACTCGGCCGGCGTAAACGTATCTTCGCTGTATCCGACCATCTCGCCGTTCACCCATACATAGAAAGCGGATTCAACACCTTGGAAGCTAATATACACGGGCTGCTCCTTCCAAGTGTCCGGCACCGTAAATTCACGGATGTAGGAGCCTACGGGATTGTATCGCGTTGGCGCGAAGGGGGCTT
This Paenibacillus sp. JZ16 DNA region includes the following protein-coding sequences:
- a CDS encoding glycoside hydrolase family 2 TIM barrel-domain containing protein, which gives rise to MRTKFIYQAPANGYPEWNNNPNIFQLNRHKAHAYMMTFPSESEALDRAHSMSPWYQSLNGMWKFAFAETPDKRIQNFYEVDYDSGSWADMPVPSHWQLQGYDYPQYTNVRYPWSESEPELKAPFAPTRYNPVGSYIREFTVPDTWKEQPVYISFQGVESAFYVWVNGEMVGYSEDTFTPAEFDITPYLIDGENKLAVEVYRWCDASWLEDQDFWRLSGIFREVYLYSAPTIHISDFFVRPVLDDEYRDAELEIDATVTNYFNETVDKDKLQLEALLYDQDRQLVRKQTLAIADYILEESTFTLSMNVPEPRKWSAESPYLYTVVLALKDTDGACLGAVSCRTGFRRFELKDGLMRINGQRILFKGVNRHEFSPDTGRALSREDMITDIELMKTHNINSVRTSHYPNQSAWYDLCDEYGLYVIDETNLETHGTWEYGQQELKETVPGSKLEWRDNVLDRCNSMFQRDKNHPSVIIWSLGNESFGGDNFIAMHDFLKEADPSRLVHYEGIFHYRASEAASDMESTMYAKPQEVEKYATSNPSKPYIICEYSHAMGNSCGGLHLYWELFEKYDILQGAFIWDWIDQAIRTQTADGIEYLAYGGDFNEKPHDGNFSGNGLIFADRSKTPKLDEVKKCYQNVKFECLDIAAGRIRVSNRFLFTNLDQYLVRWNIQLNGEESQSGTLQLSLQPGDHTEIEIPDSHIEDGGKEAVLTVSLVRRESAKWAPAGHEEAWEQFELTPYIANRSETDALSNAKTLEVTESDEELLIAGSAVSLRFHLGTGDLTSYARSGKEYLLAPARPNFWRAVTDNDLGNRLPERCGVWRTAHDRRKLLSLRWHTEGPAVVVSSHYQIETTPISGLTLEYRIFPDGTIRVQETFVPGSGLPDIPEIGMLFLLDEGLDKLSWYGRGPHDNYWDRKTGAKIGRYTGRVAGQFVPYLRPQECGNKTDVRFASLTEGSSGEGLRFESSSLMELCALPWTPEELEGSDHAYKLPPSDKTVLRINYKQMGVGGDDSWGAPIHEEFTLPANRTYSFGFTMGVAR
- a CDS encoding hemolysin family protein; the protein is MDGIIALNLFLVAVFIGLTAFFVGAEFAILKVRLSRIDQLIAEGNKRAVTARKVAHELDYYLSACQLGITITALVLGALGEPTVERMLHPLFERFDVPAAAATVLSYAIALGIITFLHVVIGELAPKTLAIQFAEKMTLLLASPLYWFGKIMYPFIYALNGASRHLLRLFGVKPAGHETVHSEEELKWIVDQSYESGEINQTEMGYLTNIFAFEERTLREIMVPKDRIVTVERGWPLANILEVLGDYDYTRYPVTEAGRAEDFIGFIHTKEMLTGIAAGRNCSVNDFIHDMPRFPESSSIKDVLIKMQQIRVHMAVVTNESDEVIGLVTMEDILEEIVGDIRDESDRRELQGAQV